In the Pontibacillus yanchengensis genome, one interval contains:
- the nagZ gene encoding beta-N-acetylhexosaminidase, translating into MTRYIQCLIAILMLILTGCMGDEGGEYVAKDAAASERENKELNQESIAKFTMDAEVRKAMEDMTIDDMIAQMMYVGLNGTSLSQKGKEMIASQHVGGIILLGRNVTGHKQLDAYVSSIKQANHGYDVPLFVGVDEEGGRVSRIPSALRNIPSSKQIGDQNNPDLSYQVGELLAKKVKQYGFNMDFAPVLDINNNPNNPVIGDRSFGAEPSKVSELGIATMKGIASEGVVPVVKHFPGHGDTSVDSHINLPKINKTLNELDDFELVPFKNAVDEGADMVMVAHILFPELDQTYPATLSKSVITGVLREKLQFDGVVITDDMTMGAISNEYGMEQAAVLSIKAGSDMVMIANPQGDQYESVQQTIKQTVEKGEISKESIEKSVRRILALKQKYNLDEKSDSSPSQEELNNQIEDVIGKVK; encoded by the coding sequence ATGACAAGATATATTCAATGTTTAATAGCGATTCTGATGCTTATCTTGACTGGATGTATGGGAGATGAAGGAGGCGAGTATGTAGCAAAAGATGCTGCAGCTAGTGAAAGAGAGAATAAGGAACTTAATCAAGAATCAATCGCCAAATTTACCATGGATGCTGAAGTGAGGAAGGCGATGGAAGACATGACTATAGATGATATGATTGCTCAAATGATGTATGTGGGTCTCAATGGGACTTCGCTGAGCCAAAAAGGGAAAGAGATGATAGCTTCTCAGCATGTAGGGGGCATCATTCTACTGGGACGAAATGTTACAGGGCATAAACAGCTCGATGCATATGTTTCTTCTATTAAACAGGCAAATCATGGGTATGATGTTCCTTTGTTTGTTGGTGTGGATGAGGAAGGTGGACGCGTTAGTCGTATTCCGAGCGCGCTTCGAAACATCCCCAGCAGTAAACAGATTGGCGATCAGAATAACCCGGATCTTTCCTATCAAGTTGGGGAACTCTTAGCTAAAAAAGTGAAGCAATATGGTTTTAATATGGATTTTGCGCCTGTTTTAGACATCAACAACAATCCAAATAACCCTGTTATTGGGGATCGTTCCTTTGGGGCAGAACCATCAAAAGTATCAGAGTTAGGGATTGCTACGATGAAAGGTATTGCCTCTGAAGGAGTGGTGCCGGTCGTGAAGCATTTCCCAGGTCACGGTGATACGTCGGTAGACTCCCACATAAATTTGCCGAAAATCAATAAAACACTCAATGAGCTTGATGACTTTGAACTGGTCCCATTCAAGAATGCAGTGGACGAAGGTGCTGACATGGTGATGGTCGCGCATATTCTTTTTCCTGAACTAGACCAGACGTATCCGGCAACACTATCAAAGTCTGTTATTACGGGTGTATTGCGAGAGAAATTGCAGTTTGATGGAGTAGTCATTACGGATGATATGACGATGGGTGCCATCTCAAATGAGTATGGAATGGAACAAGCGGCAGTATTGTCCATAAAAGCAGGTTCGGATATGGTGATGATTGCTAACCCTCAAGGCGATCAATATGAATCCGTTCAACAAACTATTAAGCAAACTGTGGAAAAAGGTGAGATTTCTAAGGAGTCCATTGAGAAGAGTGTAAGGCGAATCTTAGCGCTTAAACAGAAGTATAATTTGGATGAAAAGAGTGACTCTTCTCCTTCTCAAGAGGAGTTGAATAATCAAATTGAAGATGTGATTGGGAAGGTGAAATAA
- a CDS encoding DUF488 domain-containing protein, which yields MSVQLKRIYQDVSNQDGMRILVDGIWPRGVSKEAAQLDEWIKDVAPSSDLRKWFGHDPDKFADFKSKYKQEMDEDEGKKQALDQLKSYVKQQKVTLLFATKEEEYNHAVVLKEILTKQ from the coding sequence ATGTCTGTACAATTGAAAAGAATATATCAGGATGTTTCCAATCAAGATGGCATGAGGATATTAGTTGACGGGATTTGGCCGAGGGGAGTGTCTAAAGAGGCTGCGCAGTTAGATGAATGGATAAAAGATGTCGCACCTAGTTCAGACTTACGGAAATGGTTTGGGCATGATCCTGATAAGTTTGCTGATTTTAAGAGTAAATATAAGCAAGAAATGGATGAAGATGAGGGTAAGAAGCAAGCGCTTGACCAGTTAAAGTCCTATGTGAAGCAACAGAAAGTAACACTTCTTTTTGCTACAAAGGAAGAGGAGTATAACCATGCAGTTGTCTTAAAAGAGATTCTTACCAAGCAATAG
- a CDS encoding carbamoyl phosphate synthase small subunit translates to MENQGYLLLENGDVFQGTLIGDASSCDGEVVFNTSMTGYQEITTDPSYAGQIIVFCYPLIGNYGVNDLDDESTSLFISGVVIGENCEAPSHFQSNNTFSSYLATKGVTGISGIDTRTLVKTIRDKGTKKGKIVKDIPENMQWETKSDEMLVSKVSVKEPITYSNEGPHIVLMDFGYKQSIVTYLQKQSCKVTIMPYDSTFEDIQQLNPDGVVISNGPGDPQSLQTYLPVIKKLSETYPILGICLGHQLLALAYGGSTAKLKFGHRGSNHPVKNIETGKVYITSQNHGYEVQAESMEGTPFITTYQNVNDGSLEGMKHHTLPVYSVQFHPEAHAGPNDTAFMFQQFVELVGEQSYATT, encoded by the coding sequence TTGGAGAATCAAGGTTATCTTTTACTAGAGAACGGAGATGTTTTTCAAGGAACATTGATAGGTGATGCATCCTCATGTGACGGAGAGGTCGTCTTCAATACGAGTATGACAGGGTATCAGGAAATCACGACAGACCCCTCCTATGCGGGACAAATCATCGTCTTTTGTTACCCCTTAATTGGGAACTATGGTGTGAATGACCTAGATGATGAGAGTACCTCCCTTTTCATATCTGGCGTGGTAATCGGTGAAAATTGTGAAGCGCCTAGTCATTTTCAATCCAATAATACGTTTTCTTCTTATCTAGCAACAAAAGGAGTTACTGGAATAAGTGGCATCGATACGAGAACGCTAGTGAAAACGATTCGAGATAAAGGAACGAAAAAAGGAAAGATTGTAAAAGATATTCCAGAGAACATGCAATGGGAAACGAAATCAGATGAAATGCTTGTATCTAAAGTATCTGTGAAGGAGCCAATCACCTATTCGAATGAGGGGCCTCATATTGTACTGATGGATTTTGGCTATAAGCAATCGATAGTTACTTATCTACAAAAGCAATCATGTAAAGTAACTATCATGCCATACGATTCTACCTTTGAAGATATTCAGCAATTGAATCCTGATGGAGTGGTAATTAGCAATGGGCCAGGAGATCCGCAATCCTTACAAACCTATCTGCCAGTAATTAAAAAATTAAGTGAGACGTATCCTATCCTTGGTATATGCCTCGGTCATCAGTTACTAGCACTTGCCTATGGCGGATCAACAGCGAAATTGAAATTTGGTCATAGAGGGTCCAATCATCCTGTTAAGAATATCGAAACGGGTAAGGTATATATTACGTCGCAAAATCATGGATACGAGGTACAGGCGGAAAGTATGGAAGGAACACCTTTTATCACAACGTACCAAAATGTGAATGATGGGTCTCTTGAAGGGATGAAACACCACACCTTGCCGGTCTACTCGGTACAATTTCACCCTGAAGCCCATGCAGGACCAAATGATACAGCGTTTATGTTTCAACAGTTTGTCGAATTGGTAGGTGAACAGTCTTATGCCACTACGTAA
- the carB gene encoding carbamoyl-phosphate synthase (glutamine-hydrolyzing) large subunit: MPLRNDLKKVLIVGSGPIQIGQAAEFDYSGTQACMALKEEGIEVVLVNSNPATIMTDPMMADRVYMEPLTVESIEQIIAKEQPQGLIGTLGGQTGLNLTIELDEKGILQKYGVELLGTSLGSIQKGEDRQLFRQLMIDIEEPIPESKMVHNQEEALEFAAAIHYPVIVRPAYTLGGEGGGVANNPEELQEITRKGLQLSPIHQVLVEKSILGWKELEYEVMRDANGTSTIVCNMENMDPVGIHTGDSIVVAPSQTLTDTQYQMLRNSSLKVIQALEIVGGCNIQFGLDPHSNNYYVIEVNPRVSRSSALASKATGYPIASMATKCAIGYHLDEIVNPITQKTYAAFEPALDYAVVKLPRFPFDKFVEGNRELGTQMKATGEVMAIDRTFEGALNKAVRSLETNQYSLTSTSYQGLSDAQLSDQLQHATDERLFFIAEAFKRGVTVAQVQQLTYIDPWFLEKVYNIVQLEGKLKNQTLFSIAQIKKAKSFNISDEFLASCLNMSLPLFREYKQESGLTVSYKQVDTCAGEFEAVTPYYYSTWNGQDEVEQVAGDKVLVVGSGPIRIGQGVEFDYCSVHATMALKEKGCTAVVINNNPETVSTDYTMADRLYFEPLALEDVLAVIEKEGISKVLIQFGGQTAINLANGLQENGVHILGTSVEDIEKVEDRDAFYQTLKNLGIPYIKGTIAYKLTDLQHVSDQVSFPVIVRPSHVIGGQSMFLINSKEELEAHSKQWKATQKNMWPLVIDEYIKGKECEVDAICDGEDILIPGIMEHMERAGVHSGDSTAIYPPLTLTNDQQETIVSYTKQLANAMNAIGMINIQFVIEEDEVYVLEVNPRSSRTVPIMSKVTSVPMIELAVFTQLGYKLKDSTYGTGLLKEVPFYTVKAPAFSDNKLNDVDHALGPEMKSTGEVLGLSTDVTEAIQKAWYLTTIKMPMNVLCSINESEKHTAIPVLTNMIEKGVHVYATPNTAAFLAQEGLNVEVVEKDLDQIEEMIANETIQGLLCTPTQGRKKQRFGFQLRALATRYRLPSFTHLDTFKLVNYLLDQDKALTVATVEDLQKNGSSVHSITM; encoded by the coding sequence ATGCCACTACGTAACGATTTGAAAAAAGTATTAATAGTAGGTTCTGGTCCTATTCAGATTGGGCAAGCAGCGGAGTTTGATTACTCTGGAACACAAGCGTGTATGGCCTTGAAGGAAGAGGGGATCGAAGTTGTTCTTGTTAATAGTAACCCAGCTACCATCATGACAGACCCTATGATGGCAGACCGTGTCTATATGGAACCCTTAACGGTAGAATCTATTGAACAGATTATAGCTAAAGAACAGCCTCAAGGGTTAATCGGAACCTTAGGTGGCCAAACGGGCTTGAATTTAACAATCGAACTTGATGAAAAAGGCATTTTGCAAAAGTATGGGGTGGAGCTCCTTGGTACATCCTTGGGATCGATTCAAAAAGGAGAGGACCGGCAATTATTCCGGCAACTCATGATTGATATCGAGGAACCGATACCTGAATCGAAAATGGTTCATAATCAAGAAGAAGCTCTTGAATTTGCTGCGGCTATTCACTATCCAGTAATTGTTCGTCCAGCCTATACATTAGGCGGAGAAGGTGGAGGTGTTGCAAATAATCCCGAAGAACTTCAGGAAATTACTCGAAAAGGACTTCAACTCAGCCCCATTCATCAAGTGTTAGTCGAAAAAAGCATCCTTGGATGGAAAGAGCTTGAATATGAAGTAATGCGAGATGCGAATGGAACATCCACTATCGTTTGTAATATGGAAAACATGGACCCTGTTGGCATTCATACCGGAGATTCCATTGTGGTAGCCCCTTCGCAAACATTAACGGATACACAATATCAAATGCTTCGTAATTCATCCTTAAAAGTCATTCAAGCGTTAGAAATTGTTGGAGGGTGTAACATTCAGTTTGGTTTAGACCCTCATTCCAATAATTATTACGTTATTGAAGTGAACCCAAGGGTAAGTCGTTCTTCTGCCTTAGCTTCAAAAGCAACCGGGTATCCAATAGCTAGTATGGCAACGAAATGTGCAATCGGCTATCATCTCGATGAAATTGTAAATCCGATAACTCAGAAAACCTATGCAGCCTTTGAACCCGCACTTGATTACGCTGTGGTAAAGCTACCTCGCTTTCCATTTGATAAATTTGTAGAAGGCAATCGGGAGCTAGGGACACAAATGAAAGCAACAGGAGAAGTCATGGCTATTGATCGAACGTTTGAGGGGGCGTTAAATAAAGCTGTTCGGTCACTGGAAACGAATCAATATAGCTTAACATCAACTTCTTATCAAGGGCTCTCAGATGCTCAATTATCTGATCAACTTCAGCACGCAACAGATGAACGGTTGTTCTTCATAGCAGAGGCGTTTAAACGAGGCGTTACGGTCGCTCAAGTTCAACAGCTTACGTATATTGATCCGTGGTTTTTAGAAAAGGTCTACAATATTGTTCAACTCGAAGGAAAGTTGAAAAACCAAACGCTATTTTCGATCGCACAAATTAAAAAAGCAAAGTCATTCAATATCAGTGATGAATTTCTTGCTTCATGTCTAAACATGAGCCTGCCTCTTTTCCGAGAGTACAAACAAGAATCAGGATTAACGGTCTCTTATAAACAAGTAGATACTTGCGCAGGGGAGTTTGAAGCGGTTACTCCGTACTATTACTCGACGTGGAACGGCCAAGATGAGGTAGAACAAGTGGCTGGGGATAAAGTGTTGGTTGTCGGTTCAGGACCAATTCGGATTGGGCAAGGAGTTGAATTTGACTATTGCTCGGTGCACGCAACGATGGCATTAAAAGAAAAAGGGTGCACAGCAGTTGTTATCAACAATAACCCTGAAACGGTCAGTACAGATTATACAATGGCAGACCGTCTTTATTTTGAACCGCTTGCCTTAGAAGACGTGCTTGCTGTCATTGAAAAAGAAGGTATCAGTAAAGTTTTAATCCAATTTGGTGGTCAAACCGCTATAAATCTAGCAAATGGTTTACAAGAAAATGGTGTACACATTCTTGGTACATCTGTTGAAGATATTGAAAAAGTGGAAGACCGGGACGCATTTTATCAAACGTTGAAAAATCTTGGTATTCCATATATTAAAGGAACAATAGCTTATAAATTGACGGATCTACAACATGTGTCAGATCAAGTATCCTTTCCAGTCATCGTTCGTCCTTCTCACGTGATTGGCGGTCAATCGATGTTTTTGATTAATAGTAAAGAAGAGTTAGAAGCACACTCTAAGCAGTGGAAAGCGACCCAAAAGAACATGTGGCCTCTTGTCATTGATGAATATATAAAAGGAAAAGAATGTGAAGTGGATGCCATTTGTGATGGAGAAGATATTCTTATTCCAGGCATCATGGAGCACATGGAACGAGCGGGGGTTCATTCCGGTGATAGTACGGCTATCTATCCACCTCTCACCTTAACCAACGATCAGCAAGAAACAATTGTTTCCTATACGAAACAGCTTGCCAACGCAATGAATGCAATCGGAATGATCAACATTCAGTTTGTCATTGAAGAAGATGAAGTATATGTCCTAGAGGTAAATCCTCGTTCTTCGAGAACAGTTCCGATTATGAGTAAAGTGACTTCCGTACCAATGATTGAATTAGCGGTGTTCACTCAACTTGGCTATAAGCTAAAAGATTCAACGTATGGAACAGGATTACTGAAGGAAGTTCCTTTCTATACCGTGAAGGCACCAGCTTTTTCAGATAATAAATTAAATGATGTAGACCATGCGCTGGGACCTGAGATGAAATCTACGGGCGAAGTTCTTGGCCTATCAACGGATGTAACAGAAGCAATTCAAAAAGCTTGGTATTTGACTACGATCAAAATGCCTATGAACGTATTATGCTCGATTAATGAATCGGAAAAACATACAGCCATCCCAGTCCTAACTAACATGATAGAAAAAGGGGTGCATGTGTATGCAACACCGAATACAGCGGCATTTTTAGCTCAAGAAGGCCTTAACGTTGAGGTAGTTGAGAAAGATCTCGACCAGATTGAAGAAATGATTGCAAACGAAACGATACAAGGGCTGTTATGTACTCCTACACAAGGGAGGAAAAAACAACGCTTTGGTTTTCAACTAAGGGCATTGGCGACACGCTATCGCTTACCAAGCTTTACACATCTTGATACGTTTAAACTAGTAAACTATTTACTCGATCAAGATAAGGCGCTCACTGTCGCAACGGTAGAAGATTTACAGAAAAACGGTTCATCGGTACATTCCATTACTATGTAA
- the argF gene encoding ornithine carbamoyltransferase — translation MSSTQASPALYNKGVNENHFLTIGEWSIQTIEHVLEQAQVLKEKQQNGILQTNLNGKILGMIFEKSSTRTRVSFEAGMLQLGGDAINLKSDDLQLGRGETVEDTAKVLSQYVDVLMIRTFGHETIEQFAEAADIPVINGLTDLHHPTQVMADLLTIKEKKGALAGVKVAYVGDGNNMAHSFIEAASKMGMHLSVASPSGYEPDKSIVQEGKALAEQTGGSITITNNAKEAVTGADVITTDVWASMGQEEQQQERLDVFSSFQVNEELCAYAKEDYVFMHCLPAHRGEEVTADIIDGVHSVVFEEAQNRLHAQKAILTYLLLGH, via the coding sequence ATGAGCTCAACGCAAGCCTCTCCAGCGCTATATAACAAAGGGGTAAACGAGAACCACTTTTTAACCATTGGCGAATGGTCCATTCAAACTATTGAACACGTCTTAGAGCAAGCTCAAGTGTTAAAAGAAAAACAGCAAAACGGAATCCTCCAAACAAATTTAAATGGAAAAATACTCGGCATGATTTTTGAAAAATCCTCTACACGTACTCGCGTTTCTTTTGAGGCGGGAATGCTGCAGTTAGGTGGAGATGCCATTAACTTAAAGTCAGATGACCTTCAACTTGGACGCGGGGAGACGGTAGAAGATACAGCCAAGGTATTATCACAATATGTGGATGTGCTAATGATTCGTACATTTGGACACGAGACGATTGAACAGTTTGCAGAAGCGGCTGATATACCTGTCATTAATGGATTAACCGATCTCCATCACCCAACTCAGGTCATGGCTGATTTATTGACGATTAAAGAGAAAAAAGGTGCGCTAGCTGGCGTGAAGGTTGCTTATGTAGGAGATGGAAATAACATGGCTCATTCCTTTATCGAAGCTGCCTCTAAGATGGGGATGCATTTATCCGTAGCTTCTCCTTCAGGTTACGAGCCGGATAAATCCATTGTACAAGAAGGAAAAGCTCTTGCTGAACAAACAGGCGGATCAATTACCATTACGAATAATGCAAAAGAAGCAGTTACAGGAGCGGACGTTATTACGACAGATGTTTGGGCTAGCATGGGCCAAGAAGAACAACAACAAGAACGCTTGGATGTCTTCTCAAGTTTTCAAGTGAATGAAGAACTATGTGCCTACGCAAAAGAAGATTATGTGTTTATGCACTGTTTACCAGCTCACCGAGGAGAGGAAGTAACGGCAGATATTATTGATGGAGTCCATTCTGTTGTGTTTGAAGAGGCGCAAAATCGACTTCACGCCCAAAAAGCCATTTTAACCTATCTATTACTAGGGCATTAA
- a CDS encoding argininosuccinate synthase, whose product MSKGKIVLAYSGGLDTSISVKWIQEKYGYEVIAVGLDVGEGKDLQTIKDKALQVGASKAYVINGKEELAEEYLLPALKANTLYEGKYPLSSALSRPLISKLLVDIAEKEGAVAVAHGCTGKGNDQVRFELSIQALNPDLKVVAPVREWGMTRDEQLKYAQEKGIPVPVNEENPFSIDANIWGRACEAGVLEDTWAEAPEAAFDWTNPISETPDEPQYLEIDFEQGRPVALNGEQKDLVSLIEQLNQIGGLHGVGRIDHVENRLVGIKSREVYENPAALILIQAHKELEFLTHTREVSQFKTSVDQQLAKLIYDGLWFSPLKSALEAFIDDTQKMVSGKIRVKLHKGHYSVVGRQSEYSLYNEELATYMKGDMFDHEAAQGFIKLWGLPTKVHAEVHNKPKVSQP is encoded by the coding sequence ATGAGTAAGGGCAAAATCGTTTTAGCGTATTCTGGAGGCCTAGATACATCTATCTCAGTGAAATGGATTCAAGAAAAGTACGGCTATGAGGTCATAGCTGTAGGCTTGGATGTTGGAGAAGGGAAAGACCTTCAAACGATTAAGGATAAGGCACTGCAGGTAGGCGCGTCTAAGGCATATGTTATCAATGGAAAAGAAGAATTAGCGGAAGAATACTTGTTGCCAGCTTTAAAAGCAAATACATTATATGAAGGAAAATATCCACTTTCCTCCGCGCTATCTCGTCCACTTATTTCGAAACTGTTGGTCGATATAGCTGAAAAAGAAGGCGCAGTTGCCGTTGCTCATGGTTGTACTGGAAAAGGAAATGACCAGGTTCGCTTCGAATTGTCCATTCAAGCACTGAATCCTGACCTTAAAGTTGTGGCTCCAGTTCGTGAATGGGGAATGACGAGAGATGAGCAATTGAAATATGCCCAAGAAAAAGGGATTCCAGTACCAGTCAACGAAGAGAACCCTTTCTCAATAGATGCAAATATTTGGGGGCGTGCTTGTGAAGCAGGGGTACTCGAGGATACATGGGCAGAAGCACCTGAAGCAGCATTTGATTGGACCAACCCAATTTCCGAAACACCAGATGAACCTCAATATCTGGAAATTGATTTTGAACAAGGACGTCCAGTTGCCTTGAACGGAGAACAGAAAGACCTTGTCTCGTTAATTGAACAATTAAATCAAATTGGTGGCCTACACGGTGTCGGACGTATTGATCACGTTGAAAATCGCTTGGTAGGCATTAAATCAAGAGAAGTATACGAGAATCCAGCAGCCCTTATTTTAATTCAGGCACACAAAGAGCTGGAATTCCTAACCCATACACGGGAGGTTTCTCAGTTCAAAACATCGGTCGATCAACAATTGGCGAAACTGATCTATGATGGACTTTGGTTCTCTCCATTGAAATCAGCACTTGAGGCTTTCATTGATGATACGCAAAAAATGGTTTCTGGGAAAATCCGTGTCAAGCTGCATAAAGGTCATTACAGTGTAGTTGGACGTCAATCTGAATATTCCCTTTATAACGAAGAACTGGCTACGTATATGAAGGGTGATATGTTTGACCATGAAGCAGCGCAAGGATTTATTAAACTTTGGGGACTACCAACGAAAGTTCACGCCGAGGTACACAATAAACCAAAAGTCTCCCAGCCATAA
- the argH gene encoding argininosuccinate lyase, producing the protein MSKLWGGRFTKQTNELVEEFTASISFDKEFAEEDVEGSLAHVIMLGECGVLTEEEVTQIQSGLITVLNKIKNDTFEFSVADEDIHMNIERALIEEIGPVGGKLHTGRSRNDQIATDMHLYLERKTKHFISLIEQVQKSILKQAADNVDTILPGYTHLQRAQPISFAHHLMAYFWMLERDKSRFKDSLKRISISPLGAGALAGTTFSIDRNRTAEILGFMDVYPNSLDAVSDRDFILEFLSIASTFMMHVSRLSEELVIWSSQEFQYIELDDSFCTGSSIMPQKKNPDVPELLRAKTGRVNGNLFGLLTVLKSLPLAYNKDMQEDKEGMLDTVKTLDGTLKLLAPMIETMVVKKENMKKSVQHDYSNATDIADYLVNQGSTFREAHEVIGKIVLYGIEHQKYLLDLTMDEYKQFSPLFEDDIYELLQPQSVMNARNSYGGTSEQQVQNQIEYGKTFIRT; encoded by the coding sequence ATGTCGAAATTATGGGGTGGACGTTTTACAAAACAAACGAACGAACTGGTGGAAGAGTTTACCGCTTCGATTTCGTTCGATAAGGAGTTTGCGGAAGAAGATGTAGAAGGAAGCCTTGCCCATGTCATCATGCTTGGGGAATGCGGTGTCTTGACCGAAGAAGAGGTTACTCAAATCCAGTCTGGTCTTATTACGGTACTCAATAAAATTAAGAATGACACCTTTGAGTTTTCTGTTGCAGATGAAGACATTCATATGAACATTGAACGTGCATTAATCGAAGAGATTGGTCCTGTAGGTGGGAAGCTGCACACAGGAAGGAGTCGAAATGACCAAATCGCTACAGATATGCATCTATATCTCGAGCGGAAAACGAAGCATTTCATCTCCTTGATTGAACAGGTACAGAAATCAATACTAAAGCAAGCGGCTGATAATGTTGATACGATTTTACCAGGATATACGCACCTGCAACGGGCTCAACCAATCTCTTTTGCCCATCATTTAATGGCATACTTTTGGATGCTTGAGCGGGATAAAAGTCGGTTCAAAGATAGCTTGAAGCGAATTAGCATATCACCACTCGGTGCGGGTGCCCTAGCTGGAACGACCTTCTCCATCGATCGTAATCGCACAGCAGAAATATTAGGCTTTATGGATGTGTATCCAAATAGTCTTGATGCAGTAAGCGATCGCGACTTCATTTTAGAGTTTCTATCGATTGCATCTACGTTTATGATGCATGTGTCTCGATTATCAGAAGAACTTGTCATATGGAGTAGTCAGGAATTTCAATACATTGAGCTAGATGACTCCTTTTGTACTGGATCCAGTATCATGCCGCAAAAGAAAAACCCAGATGTACCCGAGTTGCTTCGCGCTAAGACAGGACGCGTAAATGGGAATCTATTTGGGCTTCTTACGGTATTGAAGAGCCTGCCTCTTGCGTATAATAAAGATATGCAAGAAGATAAGGAAGGCATGTTGGACACAGTGAAAACACTAGATGGGACATTGAAGTTGTTAGCCCCAATGATTGAAACGATGGTCGTAAAGAAAGAGAATATGAAAAAATCCGTTCAACATGATTACTCCAACGCAACAGATATTGCGGATTACTTGGTAAACCAAGGTTCAACCTTTAGAGAAGCCCATGAGGTTATTGGGAAGATTGTCTTATACGGCATCGAACATCAAAAATATTTACTCGATTTAACAATGGATGAATACAAGCAATTCAGCCCATTGTTTGAAGATGATATCTACGAGCTCTTACAGCCACAATCGGTTATGAACGCGAGAAATAGTTATGGCGGCACATCGGAACAACAAGTACAAAACCAAATAGAATATGGAAAAACATTTATACGAACGTAA